In Ochotona princeps isolate mOchPri1 chromosome 33, mOchPri1.hap1, whole genome shotgun sequence, one DNA window encodes the following:
- the CIMAP1D gene encoding outer dense fiber protein 3-like protein 2 isoform X1 — protein MQGRGKARAGLEVTPGPGAYSPEKVPPLRQRTPPAFTLGPRLHFKSLGPSAPAPNAYTMPPLWGSQTLTKPSSPSYTVVGRTRPARPPQDPAALPGPGQYDSPDPNTYRQRQPAFTMLGRPRSPRPLEETPGPGTHSPELVTVNRARAPAYTMGVRHSQRATTLAAASTP, from the exons ATGCAGGGCCGTGGCAAGGCTCGGG CAGGTCTGGAGGTGACGCCAGGCCCTGGGGCCTACAGCCCGGAGAAGGTGCCCCCCTTACGCCAGCGGACACCCCCAGCTTTCACCCTGGGCCCCCGCCTCCActtcaagtccctgggtccctcagccccagcccccaacGCCTACACCATGCCCCCGCTGTGGGGCTCACAGACCCTCACCaagcccagcagccccagctaCACGGTGGTGGGTCGCACACGCCCGGCACGGCCGCCACAGgatcctgctgccctcccaggccccgGCCAGTACGACAGCCCTGACCCCAACACCTACCGCCAGCGCCAGCCGGCTTTTACCATGCTGGGGCGGCCCCGCAGCCCACGCCCCTTAGAGGAGACGCCCGGTCCTGGCACCCACAGTCCCGAGCTGGTCACTGTGAACAGAGCCCGGGCCCCAGCCTACACCATGGGTGTCCGCCACTCACAGAGGGCCACCACCTTGGCAGCGGCCAGCACACCCTGA
- the CIMAP1D gene encoding outer dense fiber protein 3-like protein 2 isoform X2 codes for MQGRGKARGLEVTPGPGAYSPEKVPPLRQRTPPAFTLGPRLHFKSLGPSAPAPNAYTMPPLWGSQTLTKPSSPSYTVVGRTRPARPPQDPAALPGPGQYDSPDPNTYRQRQPAFTMLGRPRSPRPLEETPGPGTHSPELVTVNRARAPAYTMGVRHSQRATTLAAASTP; via the exons ATGCAGGGCCGTGGCAAGGCTCGGG GTCTGGAGGTGACGCCAGGCCCTGGGGCCTACAGCCCGGAGAAGGTGCCCCCCTTACGCCAGCGGACACCCCCAGCTTTCACCCTGGGCCCCCGCCTCCActtcaagtccctgggtccctcagccccagcccccaacGCCTACACCATGCCCCCGCTGTGGGGCTCACAGACCCTCACCaagcccagcagccccagctaCACGGTGGTGGGTCGCACACGCCCGGCACGGCCGCCACAGgatcctgctgccctcccaggccccgGCCAGTACGACAGCCCTGACCCCAACACCTACCGCCAGCGCCAGCCGGCTTTTACCATGCTGGGGCGGCCCCGCAGCCCACGCCCCTTAGAGGAGACGCCCGGTCCTGGCACCCACAGTCCCGAGCTGGTCACTGTGAACAGAGCCCGGGCCCCAGCCTACACCATGGGTGTCCGCCACTCACAGAGGGCCACCACCTTGGCAGCGGCCAGCACACCCTGA